In Pseudomonas oryzihabitans, the DNA window CCTTCAGGCCCAGGTCGGCCATGTTCAGGGTGCCGAGCAGGCCGTAGAGCAGGCCGATGCCGATCAGGAACAGCGCCGAGCCCACCAGGTTGAGCACCACGTAGTGCAGGCCGGCGCGTATCCGGTCCGGTCCGGCGCCGTGCACCAGCAGGGCATAGGAGGCGATCAGCAGGATCTCGAAGAAGACGAAGAGATTGAACAGGTCGCCGGTGAGGAAGGCGCCGTTGATGCCCAGCAGCTGAAACTGGAACAGCGCATGGAAGTCCGGGCCGCGAGCATCGTCGCCGCGGCAGGCGTAGAGCACCGCGCCAGCGGCCAGCACCGCCACGGTGAGCAGCATCAGCGCGGCCAGGCGATCCAGCAGCAGGACGATGCCGAAGGGCGCCGCCCAGTCGCCCAGGGCGTAGACCTCCAGCTGACCGCTACTGGCCCGCTGCAGGAGCAGCACCGCCAGCGGCAGCAGGGCCCAGGTGGCGAGCAGCGACAGCCCGCGCGAGGCCCTGGCGGATAGCCGTGGGCGCATCAGCAGGAAGCCGCCGGTAAACAAGGGGACGAGGATGGGCAGGATGATCAGGTGGTTCATCGGCGTGGCTCCTCGCCATCCACGTGGTCGGTGCGCAATTCGCCCAGGGCGCGCAGCGACAGGGCCACCACGAAGGCGGTCATGGCAAAGCCGATGACGATGGCGGTCAGCACCAGCGCCTGGGGCACCGGATCGGCATGCTCGGCGGCCTTGCCGATCACCGCCGGCACGCCGGTGCGCAACCGACCCATGGCGAACAGGAAGAGATTGACCGCATAGGAGAGCAGGGTGAGGCCCAGCACCACCGGATAGAGGCGTGCTCTGAGCAGCAGGTAGACGCCGGTGGCGACGAGGACCCCGAGGGTCGTGCAGAACAGGATCTCCATGTCAGAGCACCTCCTGGCTGGATCCGTCGGTGTCCGTCTCGTCGCGGCTGACGTGGCCCAGGTTGGAAAGGATCAGCAGCGTGGCGCCGACTACCGCCAGATAGACGCCAAGGTCGAAGATCAGGGCGGTGGCCAGTTCGGTCTTGCCGATCAGCGGAATGGCGAAGTAGTCGAAGGCGGTGGTGAGGAAGGGTCGACCAAAGACCAGCGAACCCAGGCCGGTGAGGGCGGCGATCAATACCCCGACACCGCAGATGGTGTGGTAGCTGATCGGCAGGCGGCGCTGGGTCCAGGCCACGCCATGGGCCACGTACTGCAGGATCAGGGCGATGGCGGTGACCAGGCCGGCGATGAAACCGCCACCGGGCAGGTTGTGCCCGCGTACGAAGATGAAGGCCGACACCAGCAGGGCCAGGGGCAGCAGCACCCGCGCCACGTTGTTGAGGATCATCGGGTGACTGTCGCGCGACCAGGGGGTGCCCTTGGGGTCGACCAGCGGATGCGGCAGGTGCAGGTGCTTGAGCAGACCGTAGATCCCGGCGGCGGCGATGGCCAGCACGGTCACCTCGCCGAGGGTATCGAAGCCGCGGAAGTCCACCAGGATGACGTTGACCACGTTGTAGCCACCGCCGCCGGACACCGAGTTGGCCAGGAAGAAGTCGCCGATGTGCTCATAGGGGCGGGTCAGCACGGCATAGGCCAGCAGCGCCACCATCAGCCCCAGGCCACTGGCCAGCAGCACGTCGCGCAGGCCGCGCAGGCTGCTGGACTCGATGGGCGTGCGATCCGGCATGAAGAACAGCGCCAGCACCAGCAGGATGACGGTCACCACTTCCACCGACAGCTGCGTCA includes these proteins:
- a CDS encoding Na+/H+ antiporter subunit C, producing MEILFCTTLGVLVATGVYLLLRARLYPVVLGLTLLSYAVNLFLFAMGRLRTGVPAVIGKAAEHADPVPQALVLTAIVIGFAMTAFVVALSLRALGELRTDHVDGEEPRR